A stretch of the Malus domestica chromosome 08, GDT2T_hap1 genome encodes the following:
- the LOC103441412 gene encoding CRC domain-containing protein TSO1-like isoform X3, with protein sequence MDSPEIPKIIASTSPSSDSPPVQESPVFSYISNLSPIQPVKASHAAQGFPGLSSPPLVFTSPRINTLRETSFLKRPQYPQLSSAEKPKAQDEAKKFVDGPVDSKKHITQLQMGSITDSQDCETNSSSEGVDEYLADPMEMDCTNSAQSVNPCLKESKISYKSEAPSEQATEDLQGKQTFDAKPVKIKELSHGALPSSERPKVGSGISVDNAFNGEYHHGLHNQSQGFGGEHQDDFDHSPQSPPGRLQIGQVYEDCTENVGGTSKGIIGNMILHAPNKVKNDQGGMHRRCLQFEEAPPCATGKRDSSSIEKVNDSEPPASTAELEIVKVSYAATSKRQMGASLPPLYGGSSPLTVPKPSGIGLHLNSIVNAVPFVRGATTSIKLADHDIGLQVMKSSAVVSHHLSENVRDDTETSIAASSSITQSPHTVEFEHLGSPLEERKSDSQNVDSYKELNQSSSQKKRKRTPSSKDSDGCKRCNCKKTKCLKLYCDCFAAGVYCAETCACQGCFNIPDYEDTVLETRQQIEARNPLAFAPKIVQLEEEIQFTPASARHKRGCNCKKSMCLKKYCECYQANVGCSSGCRCDGCKNVYGRKGDHGVTKDMISDKAGKETFDEKLEMVATKKDALSTELYDSHNHTPLTPSFQCSDHADNVPKSPCLLTSYLRSPESDLTVISSYEKSTRSSLRNSETSGILLETSKELSGMGYYCWQEDYDNIGIADTFSPRYDAAPIICHITPLSDLCSKASASSTSSRSDWKNASQVQLCPESQGLSSNSSLRWCSSPLTPMTRLGGTECSQGLDFDHGLSDIMQEEMPDILKDISATNKSVKVSSPNKKRVSPPHNHNHELGASSSGSLRSGRKFILKAVPSFPPLTPCSSSKGSNTIQSTRNLHDKGRKK encoded by the exons CAAGATGAAGCCAAGAAATTTGTTGATGGTCCAGTTGATTCCAAGAAACATATTACCCAACTGCAGATGGGATCGATTACTGATTCTCAGGACTGTGAGACCAACAGTTCCTCAGAGGGTGTTGATGAATACTTAGCCGATCCCATGGAGATGGACTGTACGAATTCTGCTCAATCAGTCAATCCATGTTTGAAAGAATCTAAAATTTCCTATAAATCTGAGGCACCATCAGAGCAGGCTACAGAGGACCTTCAAGGAAAGCAAACATTTGATGCAAAACCTGTCAAAATTAAAGAGCTTAGTCATGGTGCGTTGCCATCTTCCGAGCGCCCAAAGGTTGGATCCGGAATATCCGTTGATAATGCTTTCAATGGAGAGTATCACCATGGTTTGCATAATCAG TCACAGGGCTTCGGAGGTGAACACCAGGATGATTTTGATCATAGCCCTCAATCTCCTCCTGGACGTTTGCAGATTGGTCAGGTGTATGAGGATTGTACAGAGAACGTCGGTGGAACCTCGAAGGGAATAATCGGGAACATGATATTGCATGCTCCTAATAAG GTCAAAAATGACCAAGGTGGCATGCATAGACGTTGTCTTCAGTTTGAAGAGGCTCCTCCTTGTGCCACTGGAAAAAGAGACAGTTCTTCTATAGAGAAAGTTAACGATTCAGAACCACCTGCCAGCACTGCAGAATTGGAGATTGTGAAAGTATCTTATGCAGCAACTTCCAAGAGACAGATGGGTGCCTCATTGCCACCTCTGTATGGTGGAAGCTCTCCTTTAACTGTGCCCAAACCATCAGGTATTGGCTTGCACCTAAACAGCATAGTCAATGCTGTACCCTTTGTTCGTGGTGCAACAACAAGCATAAAATTAGCAGATCACGACATTGGTTTGCAAGTTATGAAATCATCAGCTGTTGTGAGCCACCATTTATCGGAGAATGTGAGGGATGACACTGAAACTTCAATTGCTGCAAGTTCCTCCATCACCCAGTCTCCCCACACTGTGGAATTTGAGCATCTTGGATCTCCCCTTGAGGAGAGGAAATCTGATTCTCAGAATGTTGACAGTTATAAGGAGTTGAACCAATCTAGTTCACAAAAGAAAAG GAAAAGAACACCAAGCTCTAAAGATAGTGATGGGTGCAAGCGGTGCAACTGTAAGAAGACCAAGTGCTTGAAACT TTATTGCGATTGTTTTGCTGCTGGAGTTTATTGTGCCGAAACTTGTGCTTGCCAAGGATGCTTTAATATACCCGATTATGAAGATACAGTTCTTGAGACGAGGCAACAAATTGAAGCCCGTAATCCACTTGCATTTGCCCCCAAGATTGTACAGCTT GAAGAAGAAATTCAGTTTACACCAGCCTCGGCAAGACACAAAAGGGGGTGCAATTGCAAAAAGTCAATGTGTCTGAAAAAATATTGTGAATGCTATCAG GCCAATGTTGGATGCTCCAGTGGATGTCGCTGTGATGGATGTAAAAATGTTTATGGCAGGAAGGGAG ATCATGGTGTGACTAAAGACATGATTAGTGACAAAGCCGGCAAGGAAACATTTGATGAGAAGCTGGAAATGGTGGCAACAAAGAAAGATGCTTTGTCTACTGAGTTGTATGATTCACACAACCACACTCCATTGACGCCATCATTTCAGTGCTCAGA TCATGCAGATAATGTaccaaaatccccttgcctTCTTACAAGTTACCTTCGATCACCTGAATCTGATCTTACCGTCATATCATCTTATGAAAAATCAACAAGATCCTCTCTTAGAAATTCAGAGACCAGTGGGATTCTTCTGGAGACAAGTAAAGAATTATCAGGTATGGGTTATTACTGCTGGCAGGAGGACTATGACAACATTGGAATAGCAGACACTTTTTCACCAAGATACGACGCTGCCCCCATTATATGCCATATTACTCCATTATCAGATCTTTGCTCAAAGGCCTCAGCTTCTTCCACATCATCAAGAAGTGATTGGAAAAATGCTTCACAAGTTCAgctatgccctgaaagtcaaggTCTGTCATCCAATAGTTCTCTTCGTTGGTGTAGTTCACCACTCACCCCAATGACTCGGTTAGGTGGGACGGAATGTTCTCAAGGTCTGGACTTTGACCATGGGCTTTCTGACATTATGCAAGAAGAAATGCCTGATATACTTAAGGACATTTCTGCTACCAATAAGTCGGTGAAAGTAAGTTCCCCCAATAAGAAACGGGTTTCTCCACCCCACAACCACAATCATGAGCTTGGTGCAAGCTCTTCAGGGAGCTTGAGAAGTGGCCGCAAGTTCATATTGAAGGCTGTCCCTTCGTTCCCACCCCTTACCCCTTGTAGCAGTTCCAAAGGTAGTAATACCATTCAGAGCACCCGTAATCTTCACGATAAGGGTAGGAAGAAATGA
- the LOC103441412 gene encoding CRC domain-containing protein TSO1-like isoform X6 — protein MSLNVQRNRVSESPVFSYISNLSPIQPVKASHAAQGFPGLSSPPLVFTSPRINTLRETSFLKRPQYPQLSSAEKPKAQDEAKKFVDGPVDSKKHITQLQMGSITDSQDCETNSSSEGVDEYLADPMEMDCTNSAQSVNPCLKESKISYKSEAPSEQATEDLQGKQTFDAKPVKIKELSHGALPSSERPKVGSGISVDNAFNGEYHHGLHNQGFGGEHQDDFDHSPQSPPGRLQIGQVYEDCTENVGGTSKGIIGNMILHAPNKVKNDQGGMHRRCLQFEEAPPCATGKRDSSSIEKVNDSEPPASTAELEIVKVSYAATSKRQMGASLPPLYGGSSPLTVPKPSGIGLHLNSIVNAVPFVRGATTSIKLADHDIGLQVMKSSAVVSHHLSENVRDDTETSIAASSSITQSPHTVEFEHLGSPLEERKSDSQNVDSYKELNQSSSQKKRKRTPSSKDSDGCKRCNCKKTKCLKLYCDCFAAGVYCAETCACQGCFNIPDYEDTVLETRQQIEARNPLAFAPKIVQLEEEIQFTPASARHKRGCNCKKSMCLKKYCECYQANVGCSSGCRCDGCKNVYGRKGDYGPIDHGVTKDMISDKAGKETFDEKLEMVATKKDALSTELYDSHNHTPLTPSFQCSDHADNVPKSPCLLTSYLRSPESDLTVISSYEKSTRSSLRNSETSGILLETSKELSGMGYYCWQEDYDNIGIADTFSPRYDAAPIICHITPLSDLCSKASASSTSSRSDWKNASQVQLCPESQGLSSNSSLRWCSSPLTPMTRLGGTECSQGLDFDHGLSDIMQEEMPDILKDISATNKSVKVSSPNKKRVSPPHNHNHELGASSSGSLRSGRKFILKAVPSFPPLTPCSSSKGSNTIQSTRNLHDKGRKK, from the exons CAAGATGAAGCCAAGAAATTTGTTGATGGTCCAGTTGATTCCAAGAAACATATTACCCAACTGCAGATGGGATCGATTACTGATTCTCAGGACTGTGAGACCAACAGTTCCTCAGAGGGTGTTGATGAATACTTAGCCGATCCCATGGAGATGGACTGTACGAATTCTGCTCAATCAGTCAATCCATGTTTGAAAGAATCTAAAATTTCCTATAAATCTGAGGCACCATCAGAGCAGGCTACAGAGGACCTTCAAGGAAAGCAAACATTTGATGCAAAACCTGTCAAAATTAAAGAGCTTAGTCATGGTGCGTTGCCATCTTCCGAGCGCCCAAAGGTTGGATCCGGAATATCCGTTGATAATGCTTTCAATGGAGAGTATCACCATGGTTTGCATAATCAG GGCTTCGGAGGTGAACACCAGGATGATTTTGATCATAGCCCTCAATCTCCTCCTGGACGTTTGCAGATTGGTCAGGTGTATGAGGATTGTACAGAGAACGTCGGTGGAACCTCGAAGGGAATAATCGGGAACATGATATTGCATGCTCCTAATAAG GTCAAAAATGACCAAGGTGGCATGCATAGACGTTGTCTTCAGTTTGAAGAGGCTCCTCCTTGTGCCACTGGAAAAAGAGACAGTTCTTCTATAGAGAAAGTTAACGATTCAGAACCACCTGCCAGCACTGCAGAATTGGAGATTGTGAAAGTATCTTATGCAGCAACTTCCAAGAGACAGATGGGTGCCTCATTGCCACCTCTGTATGGTGGAAGCTCTCCTTTAACTGTGCCCAAACCATCAGGTATTGGCTTGCACCTAAACAGCATAGTCAATGCTGTACCCTTTGTTCGTGGTGCAACAACAAGCATAAAATTAGCAGATCACGACATTGGTTTGCAAGTTATGAAATCATCAGCTGTTGTGAGCCACCATTTATCGGAGAATGTGAGGGATGACACTGAAACTTCAATTGCTGCAAGTTCCTCCATCACCCAGTCTCCCCACACTGTGGAATTTGAGCATCTTGGATCTCCCCTTGAGGAGAGGAAATCTGATTCTCAGAATGTTGACAGTTATAAGGAGTTGAACCAATCTAGTTCACAAAAGAAAAG GAAAAGAACACCAAGCTCTAAAGATAGTGATGGGTGCAAGCGGTGCAACTGTAAGAAGACCAAGTGCTTGAAACT TTATTGCGATTGTTTTGCTGCTGGAGTTTATTGTGCCGAAACTTGTGCTTGCCAAGGATGCTTTAATATACCCGATTATGAAGATACAGTTCTTGAGACGAGGCAACAAATTGAAGCCCGTAATCCACTTGCATTTGCCCCCAAGATTGTACAGCTT GAAGAAGAAATTCAGTTTACACCAGCCTCGGCAAGACACAAAAGGGGGTGCAATTGCAAAAAGTCAATGTGTCTGAAAAAATATTGTGAATGCTATCAG GCCAATGTTGGATGCTCCAGTGGATGTCGCTGTGATGGATGTAAAAATGTTTATGGCAGGAAGGGAG ATTATGGTCCAATAGATCATGGTGTGACTAAAGACATGATTAGTGACAAAGCCGGCAAGGAAACATTTGATGAGAAGCTGGAAATGGTGGCAACAAAGAAAGATGCTTTGTCTACTGAGTTGTATGATTCACACAACCACACTCCATTGACGCCATCATTTCAGTGCTCAGA TCATGCAGATAATGTaccaaaatccccttgcctTCTTACAAGTTACCTTCGATCACCTGAATCTGATCTTACCGTCATATCATCTTATGAAAAATCAACAAGATCCTCTCTTAGAAATTCAGAGACCAGTGGGATTCTTCTGGAGACAAGTAAAGAATTATCAGGTATGGGTTATTACTGCTGGCAGGAGGACTATGACAACATTGGAATAGCAGACACTTTTTCACCAAGATACGACGCTGCCCCCATTATATGCCATATTACTCCATTATCAGATCTTTGCTCAAAGGCCTCAGCTTCTTCCACATCATCAAGAAGTGATTGGAAAAATGCTTCACAAGTTCAgctatgccctgaaagtcaaggTCTGTCATCCAATAGTTCTCTTCGTTGGTGTAGTTCACCACTCACCCCAATGACTCGGTTAGGTGGGACGGAATGTTCTCAAGGTCTGGACTTTGACCATGGGCTTTCTGACATTATGCAAGAAGAAATGCCTGATATACTTAAGGACATTTCTGCTACCAATAAGTCGGTGAAAGTAAGTTCCCCCAATAAGAAACGGGTTTCTCCACCCCACAACCACAATCATGAGCTTGGTGCAAGCTCTTCAGGGAGCTTGAGAAGTGGCCGCAAGTTCATATTGAAGGCTGTCCCTTCGTTCCCACCCCTTACCCCTTGTAGCAGTTCCAAAGGTAGTAATACCATTCAGAGCACCCGTAATCTTCACGATAAGGGTAGGAAGAAATGA
- the LOC103441412 gene encoding CRC domain-containing protein TSO1-like isoform X1 → MDSPEIPKIIASTSPSSDSPPVQESPVFSYISNLSPIQPVKASHAAQGFPGLSSPPLVFTSPRINTLRETSFLKRPQYPQLSSAEKPKAQDEAKKFVDGPVDSKKHITQLQMGSITDSQDCETNSSSEGVDEYLADPMEMDCTNSAQSVNPCLKESKISYKSEAPSEQATEDLQGKQTFDAKPVKIKELSHGALPSSERPKVGSGISVDNAFNGEYHHGLHNQSQGFGGEHQDDFDHSPQSPPGRLQIGQVYEDCTENVGGTSKGIIGNMILHAPNKVKNDQGGMHRRCLQFEEAPPCATGKRDSSSIEKVNDSEPPASTAELEIVKVSYAATSKRQMGASLPPLYGGSSPLTVPKPSGIGLHLNSIVNAVPFVRGATTSIKLADHDIGLQVMKSSAVVSHHLSENVRDDTETSIAASSSITQSPHTVEFEHLGSPLEERKSDSQNVDSYKELNQSSSQKKRKRTPSSKDSDGCKRCNCKKTKCLKLYCDCFAAGVYCAETCACQGCFNIPDYEDTVLETRQQIEARNPLAFAPKIVQLEEEIQFTPASARHKRGCNCKKSMCLKKYCECYQANVGCSSGCRCDGCKNVYGRKGDYGPIDHGVTKDMISDKAGKETFDEKLEMVATKKDALSTELYDSHNHTPLTPSFQCSDHADNVPKSPCLLTSYLRSPESDLTVISSYEKSTRSSLRNSETSGILLETSKELSGMGYYCWQEDYDNIGIADTFSPRYDAAPIICHITPLSDLCSKASASSTSSRSDWKNASQVQLCPESQGLSSNSSLRWCSSPLTPMTRLGGTECSQGLDFDHGLSDIMQEEMPDILKDISATNKSVKVSSPNKKRVSPPHNHNHELGASSSGSLRSGRKFILKAVPSFPPLTPCSSSKGSNTIQSTRNLHDKGRKK, encoded by the exons CAAGATGAAGCCAAGAAATTTGTTGATGGTCCAGTTGATTCCAAGAAACATATTACCCAACTGCAGATGGGATCGATTACTGATTCTCAGGACTGTGAGACCAACAGTTCCTCAGAGGGTGTTGATGAATACTTAGCCGATCCCATGGAGATGGACTGTACGAATTCTGCTCAATCAGTCAATCCATGTTTGAAAGAATCTAAAATTTCCTATAAATCTGAGGCACCATCAGAGCAGGCTACAGAGGACCTTCAAGGAAAGCAAACATTTGATGCAAAACCTGTCAAAATTAAAGAGCTTAGTCATGGTGCGTTGCCATCTTCCGAGCGCCCAAAGGTTGGATCCGGAATATCCGTTGATAATGCTTTCAATGGAGAGTATCACCATGGTTTGCATAATCAG TCACAGGGCTTCGGAGGTGAACACCAGGATGATTTTGATCATAGCCCTCAATCTCCTCCTGGACGTTTGCAGATTGGTCAGGTGTATGAGGATTGTACAGAGAACGTCGGTGGAACCTCGAAGGGAATAATCGGGAACATGATATTGCATGCTCCTAATAAG GTCAAAAATGACCAAGGTGGCATGCATAGACGTTGTCTTCAGTTTGAAGAGGCTCCTCCTTGTGCCACTGGAAAAAGAGACAGTTCTTCTATAGAGAAAGTTAACGATTCAGAACCACCTGCCAGCACTGCAGAATTGGAGATTGTGAAAGTATCTTATGCAGCAACTTCCAAGAGACAGATGGGTGCCTCATTGCCACCTCTGTATGGTGGAAGCTCTCCTTTAACTGTGCCCAAACCATCAGGTATTGGCTTGCACCTAAACAGCATAGTCAATGCTGTACCCTTTGTTCGTGGTGCAACAACAAGCATAAAATTAGCAGATCACGACATTGGTTTGCAAGTTATGAAATCATCAGCTGTTGTGAGCCACCATTTATCGGAGAATGTGAGGGATGACACTGAAACTTCAATTGCTGCAAGTTCCTCCATCACCCAGTCTCCCCACACTGTGGAATTTGAGCATCTTGGATCTCCCCTTGAGGAGAGGAAATCTGATTCTCAGAATGTTGACAGTTATAAGGAGTTGAACCAATCTAGTTCACAAAAGAAAAG GAAAAGAACACCAAGCTCTAAAGATAGTGATGGGTGCAAGCGGTGCAACTGTAAGAAGACCAAGTGCTTGAAACT TTATTGCGATTGTTTTGCTGCTGGAGTTTATTGTGCCGAAACTTGTGCTTGCCAAGGATGCTTTAATATACCCGATTATGAAGATACAGTTCTTGAGACGAGGCAACAAATTGAAGCCCGTAATCCACTTGCATTTGCCCCCAAGATTGTACAGCTT GAAGAAGAAATTCAGTTTACACCAGCCTCGGCAAGACACAAAAGGGGGTGCAATTGCAAAAAGTCAATGTGTCTGAAAAAATATTGTGAATGCTATCAG GCCAATGTTGGATGCTCCAGTGGATGTCGCTGTGATGGATGTAAAAATGTTTATGGCAGGAAGGGAG ATTATGGTCCAATAGATCATGGTGTGACTAAAGACATGATTAGTGACAAAGCCGGCAAGGAAACATTTGATGAGAAGCTGGAAATGGTGGCAACAAAGAAAGATGCTTTGTCTACTGAGTTGTATGATTCACACAACCACACTCCATTGACGCCATCATTTCAGTGCTCAGA TCATGCAGATAATGTaccaaaatccccttgcctTCTTACAAGTTACCTTCGATCACCTGAATCTGATCTTACCGTCATATCATCTTATGAAAAATCAACAAGATCCTCTCTTAGAAATTCAGAGACCAGTGGGATTCTTCTGGAGACAAGTAAAGAATTATCAGGTATGGGTTATTACTGCTGGCAGGAGGACTATGACAACATTGGAATAGCAGACACTTTTTCACCAAGATACGACGCTGCCCCCATTATATGCCATATTACTCCATTATCAGATCTTTGCTCAAAGGCCTCAGCTTCTTCCACATCATCAAGAAGTGATTGGAAAAATGCTTCACAAGTTCAgctatgccctgaaagtcaaggTCTGTCATCCAATAGTTCTCTTCGTTGGTGTAGTTCACCACTCACCCCAATGACTCGGTTAGGTGGGACGGAATGTTCTCAAGGTCTGGACTTTGACCATGGGCTTTCTGACATTATGCAAGAAGAAATGCCTGATATACTTAAGGACATTTCTGCTACCAATAAGTCGGTGAAAGTAAGTTCCCCCAATAAGAAACGGGTTTCTCCACCCCACAACCACAATCATGAGCTTGGTGCAAGCTCTTCAGGGAGCTTGAGAAGTGGCCGCAAGTTCATATTGAAGGCTGTCCCTTCGTTCCCACCCCTTACCCCTTGTAGCAGTTCCAAAGGTAGTAATACCATTCAGAGCACCCGTAATCTTCACGATAAGGGTAGGAAGAAATGA
- the LOC103441412 gene encoding CRC domain-containing protein TSO1-like isoform X2, with product MDSPEIPKIIASTSPSSDSPPVQESPVFSYISNLSPIQPVKASHAAQGFPGLSSPPLVFTSPRINTLRETSFLKRPQYPQLSSAEKPKAQDEAKKFVDGPVDSKKHITQLQMGSITDSQDCETNSSSEGVDEYLADPMEMDCTNSAQSVNPCLKESKISYKSEAPSEQATEDLQGKQTFDAKPVKIKELSHGALPSSERPKVGSGISVDNAFNGEYHHGLHNQGFGGEHQDDFDHSPQSPPGRLQIGQVYEDCTENVGGTSKGIIGNMILHAPNKVKNDQGGMHRRCLQFEEAPPCATGKRDSSSIEKVNDSEPPASTAELEIVKVSYAATSKRQMGASLPPLYGGSSPLTVPKPSGIGLHLNSIVNAVPFVRGATTSIKLADHDIGLQVMKSSAVVSHHLSENVRDDTETSIAASSSITQSPHTVEFEHLGSPLEERKSDSQNVDSYKELNQSSSQKKRKRTPSSKDSDGCKRCNCKKTKCLKLYCDCFAAGVYCAETCACQGCFNIPDYEDTVLETRQQIEARNPLAFAPKIVQLEEEIQFTPASARHKRGCNCKKSMCLKKYCECYQANVGCSSGCRCDGCKNVYGRKGDYGPIDHGVTKDMISDKAGKETFDEKLEMVATKKDALSTELYDSHNHTPLTPSFQCSDHADNVPKSPCLLTSYLRSPESDLTVISSYEKSTRSSLRNSETSGILLETSKELSGMGYYCWQEDYDNIGIADTFSPRYDAAPIICHITPLSDLCSKASASSTSSRSDWKNASQVQLCPESQGLSSNSSLRWCSSPLTPMTRLGGTECSQGLDFDHGLSDIMQEEMPDILKDISATNKSVKVSSPNKKRVSPPHNHNHELGASSSGSLRSGRKFILKAVPSFPPLTPCSSSKGSNTIQSTRNLHDKGRKK from the exons CAAGATGAAGCCAAGAAATTTGTTGATGGTCCAGTTGATTCCAAGAAACATATTACCCAACTGCAGATGGGATCGATTACTGATTCTCAGGACTGTGAGACCAACAGTTCCTCAGAGGGTGTTGATGAATACTTAGCCGATCCCATGGAGATGGACTGTACGAATTCTGCTCAATCAGTCAATCCATGTTTGAAAGAATCTAAAATTTCCTATAAATCTGAGGCACCATCAGAGCAGGCTACAGAGGACCTTCAAGGAAAGCAAACATTTGATGCAAAACCTGTCAAAATTAAAGAGCTTAGTCATGGTGCGTTGCCATCTTCCGAGCGCCCAAAGGTTGGATCCGGAATATCCGTTGATAATGCTTTCAATGGAGAGTATCACCATGGTTTGCATAATCAG GGCTTCGGAGGTGAACACCAGGATGATTTTGATCATAGCCCTCAATCTCCTCCTGGACGTTTGCAGATTGGTCAGGTGTATGAGGATTGTACAGAGAACGTCGGTGGAACCTCGAAGGGAATAATCGGGAACATGATATTGCATGCTCCTAATAAG GTCAAAAATGACCAAGGTGGCATGCATAGACGTTGTCTTCAGTTTGAAGAGGCTCCTCCTTGTGCCACTGGAAAAAGAGACAGTTCTTCTATAGAGAAAGTTAACGATTCAGAACCACCTGCCAGCACTGCAGAATTGGAGATTGTGAAAGTATCTTATGCAGCAACTTCCAAGAGACAGATGGGTGCCTCATTGCCACCTCTGTATGGTGGAAGCTCTCCTTTAACTGTGCCCAAACCATCAGGTATTGGCTTGCACCTAAACAGCATAGTCAATGCTGTACCCTTTGTTCGTGGTGCAACAACAAGCATAAAATTAGCAGATCACGACATTGGTTTGCAAGTTATGAAATCATCAGCTGTTGTGAGCCACCATTTATCGGAGAATGTGAGGGATGACACTGAAACTTCAATTGCTGCAAGTTCCTCCATCACCCAGTCTCCCCACACTGTGGAATTTGAGCATCTTGGATCTCCCCTTGAGGAGAGGAAATCTGATTCTCAGAATGTTGACAGTTATAAGGAGTTGAACCAATCTAGTTCACAAAAGAAAAG GAAAAGAACACCAAGCTCTAAAGATAGTGATGGGTGCAAGCGGTGCAACTGTAAGAAGACCAAGTGCTTGAAACT TTATTGCGATTGTTTTGCTGCTGGAGTTTATTGTGCCGAAACTTGTGCTTGCCAAGGATGCTTTAATATACCCGATTATGAAGATACAGTTCTTGAGACGAGGCAACAAATTGAAGCCCGTAATCCACTTGCATTTGCCCCCAAGATTGTACAGCTT GAAGAAGAAATTCAGTTTACACCAGCCTCGGCAAGACACAAAAGGGGGTGCAATTGCAAAAAGTCAATGTGTCTGAAAAAATATTGTGAATGCTATCAG GCCAATGTTGGATGCTCCAGTGGATGTCGCTGTGATGGATGTAAAAATGTTTATGGCAGGAAGGGAG ATTATGGTCCAATAGATCATGGTGTGACTAAAGACATGATTAGTGACAAAGCCGGCAAGGAAACATTTGATGAGAAGCTGGAAATGGTGGCAACAAAGAAAGATGCTTTGTCTACTGAGTTGTATGATTCACACAACCACACTCCATTGACGCCATCATTTCAGTGCTCAGA TCATGCAGATAATGTaccaaaatccccttgcctTCTTACAAGTTACCTTCGATCACCTGAATCTGATCTTACCGTCATATCATCTTATGAAAAATCAACAAGATCCTCTCTTAGAAATTCAGAGACCAGTGGGATTCTTCTGGAGACAAGTAAAGAATTATCAGGTATGGGTTATTACTGCTGGCAGGAGGACTATGACAACATTGGAATAGCAGACACTTTTTCACCAAGATACGACGCTGCCCCCATTATATGCCATATTACTCCATTATCAGATCTTTGCTCAAAGGCCTCAGCTTCTTCCACATCATCAAGAAGTGATTGGAAAAATGCTTCACAAGTTCAgctatgccctgaaagtcaaggTCTGTCATCCAATAGTTCTCTTCGTTGGTGTAGTTCACCACTCACCCCAATGACTCGGTTAGGTGGGACGGAATGTTCTCAAGGTCTGGACTTTGACCATGGGCTTTCTGACATTATGCAAGAAGAAATGCCTGATATACTTAAGGACATTTCTGCTACCAATAAGTCGGTGAAAGTAAGTTCCCCCAATAAGAAACGGGTTTCTCCACCCCACAACCACAATCATGAGCTTGGTGCAAGCTCTTCAGGGAGCTTGAGAAGTGGCCGCAAGTTCATATTGAAGGCTGTCCCTTCGTTCCCACCCCTTACCCCTTGTAGCAGTTCCAAAGGTAGTAATACCATTCAGAGCACCCGTAATCTTCACGATAAGGGTAGGAAGAAATGA